In a genomic window of Cynocephalus volans isolate mCynVol1 chromosome 1, mCynVol1.pri, whole genome shotgun sequence:
- the TMEM177 gene encoding transmembrane protein 177 isoform X1, whose protein sequence is MIGCSGYFEINQMKGVVSGKKMKQDWPLSAVAALMAGPLWWAAAFVQRHRTGLLVGSCAGLFGAQISYHLFADPVVQWLYQYWPQGQPAPLFPELQSLFQEVLQDMGVSTGHCYKPFTTFTFQPVSAGFPRLPAGAVVGIPASFLWGPVTKTDQPVVILGQRVDWQSPVGARLRDALTLSRDAQKFSLARDVVYLESSAAALQALPAPVCLVGTWALGVGAKHALGLYGGPMNLRAAFNLVAAVAGFVAYAFSTDSLTHALEAWLDRRTASLSTAYARGGVEFYEKVLSGNQALRSLLGSHGEKLFTPSGNVVPRHWFRIKHLPYTTHRDSLLQMWKAMLNPGRS, encoded by the exons ATGATAGGATGCTCCGgatattttgaaataaaccagatgAAGGGGGTTGTGAgtgggaagaaaatgaaacaagattggcc GTTGTCAGCAGTGGCAGCACTCATGGCTGGTCCCCTGTGGTGGGCTGCAGCATTTGTGCAGAGACACAGGACAGGCCTCTTGGTGGGTTCTTGCGCAGGCCTCTTTGGGGCTCAAATCTCATACCACCTCTTCGCAGATCCTGTGGTCCAGTGGCTCTACCAGTACTGGCCTCAGGGCCAGCCGGCCCCACTCTTCCCGGAGCTACAGAGCCTCTTTCAAGAGGTGCTGCAGGACATGGGTGTCTCCACAGGCCACTGCTACAAGCCCTTTACCACCTTCACCTTCCAGCCTGTGAGTGCGGGCTTCCCGAGACTCCCTGCTGGGGCTGTGGTGGGCATCCCTGCCAGCTTTCTGTGGGGCCCAGTGACCAAAACTGACCAGCCTGTGGTCATACTTGGGCAAAGAGTAGACTGGCAGAGCCCAGTAGGCGCCCGACTGAGAGATGCCCTGACCCTGTCCCGTGACGCCCAGAAGTTCTCCTTGGCGAGGGATGTTGTGTACTTGGAGAGCAGTGCAGCTGCCCTGCAGGCCCTGCCAGCCCCAGTTTGCCTGGTAGGGACCTGGGCACTGGGCGTGGGGGCCAAGCATGCACTGGGGCTCTACGGAGGCCCCATGAACTTACGGGCTGCCTTCAACCTGGTGGCAGCTGTGGCAGGCTTTGTGGCCTACGCCTTCTCCACAGACTCTCTCACTCATGCCCTGGAAGCCTGGCTGGACCGCCGCACGGCCTCCCTGTCTACAGCCTATGCCCGGGGTGGAGTGGAGTTCTATGAGAAGGTTCTATCAGGCAACCAGGCCCTGCGCAGTCTCTTGGGCAGTCATGGGGAGAAGCTGTTTACACCCAGTGGGAACGTCGTCCCCAGACACTGGTTCCGCATCAAGCATTTACCCTACACAACCCACCGGGACTCTCTGCTGCAGATGTGGAAGGCAATGCTCAACCCAGGCCGCTCCTGA
- the TMEM177 gene encoding transmembrane protein 177 isoform X2, protein MAGPLWWAAAFVQRHRTGLLVGSCAGLFGAQISYHLFADPVVQWLYQYWPQGQPAPLFPELQSLFQEVLQDMGVSTGHCYKPFTTFTFQPVSAGFPRLPAGAVVGIPASFLWGPVTKTDQPVVILGQRVDWQSPVGARLRDALTLSRDAQKFSLARDVVYLESSAAALQALPAPVCLVGTWALGVGAKHALGLYGGPMNLRAAFNLVAAVAGFVAYAFSTDSLTHALEAWLDRRTASLSTAYARGGVEFYEKVLSGNQALRSLLGSHGEKLFTPSGNVVPRHWFRIKHLPYTTHRDSLLQMWKAMLNPGRS, encoded by the coding sequence ATGGCTGGTCCCCTGTGGTGGGCTGCAGCATTTGTGCAGAGACACAGGACAGGCCTCTTGGTGGGTTCTTGCGCAGGCCTCTTTGGGGCTCAAATCTCATACCACCTCTTCGCAGATCCTGTGGTCCAGTGGCTCTACCAGTACTGGCCTCAGGGCCAGCCGGCCCCACTCTTCCCGGAGCTACAGAGCCTCTTTCAAGAGGTGCTGCAGGACATGGGTGTCTCCACAGGCCACTGCTACAAGCCCTTTACCACCTTCACCTTCCAGCCTGTGAGTGCGGGCTTCCCGAGACTCCCTGCTGGGGCTGTGGTGGGCATCCCTGCCAGCTTTCTGTGGGGCCCAGTGACCAAAACTGACCAGCCTGTGGTCATACTTGGGCAAAGAGTAGACTGGCAGAGCCCAGTAGGCGCCCGACTGAGAGATGCCCTGACCCTGTCCCGTGACGCCCAGAAGTTCTCCTTGGCGAGGGATGTTGTGTACTTGGAGAGCAGTGCAGCTGCCCTGCAGGCCCTGCCAGCCCCAGTTTGCCTGGTAGGGACCTGGGCACTGGGCGTGGGGGCCAAGCATGCACTGGGGCTCTACGGAGGCCCCATGAACTTACGGGCTGCCTTCAACCTGGTGGCAGCTGTGGCAGGCTTTGTGGCCTACGCCTTCTCCACAGACTCTCTCACTCATGCCCTGGAAGCCTGGCTGGACCGCCGCACGGCCTCCCTGTCTACAGCCTATGCCCGGGGTGGAGTGGAGTTCTATGAGAAGGTTCTATCAGGCAACCAGGCCCTGCGCAGTCTCTTGGGCAGTCATGGGGAGAAGCTGTTTACACCCAGTGGGAACGTCGTCCCCAGACACTGGTTCCGCATCAAGCATTTACCCTACACAACCCACCGGGACTCTCTGCTGCAGATGTGGAAGGCAATGCTCAACCCAGGCCGCTCCTGA